The Roseococcus microcysteis genome contains a region encoding:
- a CDS encoding L-lactate permease — protein MTLLLQAAPLLALLALLGSGRAGPLPACGVALALALPAIAASLPEGATLAGFLPAETLRALWLALQVVAIITGGLLFQAAVARDADTAPRLPTPARIFAATLPLGCFLESVTGFAIGGIFALAALRAMGIGGAVAVALSVQALVLVPWGGLGPGTLLGATMTGLPPHEVARISAIPTALWMPCLAPLLWALQARAGVVVPAREKAMQALMLAVLGGLMLGLHWVLPFEVIGVVATGIVLLWALWRADPPRDPVAALRTAGPYLVLAAALLASRAIPGAPAWQPFAELPAFPLTHVGLVLWAVALPMLALRPRPVSAFAGALRRSGRPIAVLLLYVLLGRWLAGGGVAAGLAEAMAAAAGGTAMFLVAPLGLLAGFVTGSNVGGNAALMPVQQALGATLGLPPLLAPGVQNFASGAGAGMSIAVVAMLCAIAGGGTRPTQVWRLVWPSMLMVLALGTATLWGLS, from the coding sequence ATGACGCTTCTGCTCCAGGCCGCGCCGCTGCTGGCGTTGCTCGCTTTGCTGGGCAGCGGGCGCGCGGGGCCGCTGCCGGCCTGCGGGGTGGCGCTGGCGCTGGCCCTGCCCGCCATCGCGGCCAGCCTGCCCGAGGGCGCGACGCTGGCGGGTTTCCTGCCTGCCGAGACGCTCCGCGCGCTGTGGCTCGCCTTGCAGGTGGTCGCCATCATCACGGGCGGGCTTCTGTTCCAGGCGGCGGTGGCGCGCGATGCCGACACGGCGCCACGCCTGCCCACCCCCGCGCGCATCTTCGCCGCCACCCTGCCGCTGGGCTGTTTCCTCGAAAGCGTCACGGGCTTCGCCATCGGCGGCATCTTCGCGCTGGCCGCGCTGCGCGCCATGGGCATCGGCGGCGCGGTGGCGGTGGCGCTGTCGGTGCAGGCGCTGGTGCTGGTGCCCTGGGGCGGGCTTGGCCCCGGCACGCTGCTGGGCGCCACCATGACGGGGCTGCCGCCGCATGAGGTGGCGCGCATCTCCGCCATTCCGACGGCGCTGTGGATGCCCTGCCTCGCCCCCTTGCTCTGGGCCTTGCAGGCGCGGGCCGGCGTGGTGGTGCCCGCGCGCGAGAAGGCCATGCAGGCGCTGATGCTGGCGGTGCTGGGCGGGCTGATGCTGGGGCTGCACTGGGTGCTGCCCTTCGAGGTGATCGGCGTGGTCGCCACGGGCATCGTGCTGCTCTGGGCGCTGTGGCGGGCGGACCCGCCGCGCGACCCCGTGGCCGCGCTGCGCACGGCGGGGCCCTACCTGGTGCTGGCGGCGGCGCTGCTGGCGTCCCGCGCCATTCCGGGCGCGCCCGCCTGGCAGCCCTTCGCGGAGCTGCCCGCCTTCCCGCTGACCCATGTGGGGCTGGTGCTCTGGGCCGTGGCCCTGCCCATGCTGGCGCTGCGGCCGCGGCCGGTGTCAGCCTTCGCGGGGGCGCTGCGCCGCTCGGGGCGGCCCATCGCGGTGCTGCTGCTCTATGTGCTGCTGGGGCGGTGGCTTGCGGGCGGCGGCGTGGCGGCGGGGCTGGCCGAGGCCATGGCGGCGGCGGCGGGCGGCACGGCCATGTTCCTCGTGGCGCCGCTCGGCCTGCTGGCGGGCTTCGTCACGGGTAGCAACGTGGGTGGCAATGCCGCGCTGATGCCGGTGCAGCAGGCGCTGGGCGCGACACTCGGCCTGCCGCCCCTGTTGGCGCCCGGGGTGCAGAACTTCGCCAGTGGCGCGGGGGCGGGAATGAGCATCGCCGTCGTCGCCATGCTCTGCGCCATCGCCGGCGGCGGCACGCGGCCCACGCAGGTGTGGCGCCTCGTCTGGCCCTCGATGCTGATGGTGCTGGCCCTTGGCACCGCGACCCTCTGGGGGTTGAGCTAG
- a CDS encoding DNA-3-methyladenine glycosylase family protein has product MHDWSIAERKLLRVPALRPLVKRIGPCALTPLTRPPYEALVRAIAHQQVHGRAAEAMLNRLIALHPGEGFPPPDFVLALPLEALRGCGFSGSKCAAIQDIAAKSVSGQVPALDEALSLPDEALVERLLPLRGVGRWTVEMLLIFTLGRPDVWPVDDFGVREGWRLVTGAEAQLKPRALMELGAPFRPWRSVAAWYLWRAADEGKKVKPLAV; this is encoded by the coding sequence ATGCATGACTGGTCCATCGCCGAACGCAAGCTGCTGCGGGTGCCCGCCCTGCGCCCCCTGGTGAAGCGCATCGGCCCCTGCGCGCTGACGCCGCTGACCCGCCCGCCTTATGAGGCGCTGGTGCGGGCCATCGCGCACCAGCAGGTGCATGGGCGCGCGGCCGAGGCCATGCTGAACCGCCTCATCGCCCTGCACCCCGGCGAGGGCTTCCCCCCGCCCGATTTCGTGCTGGCCCTGCCGCTTGAAGCGCTGCGCGGCTGCGGCTTCTCCGGCAGCAAATGCGCCGCCATCCAGGACATCGCGGCCAAGAGCGTCTCGGGCCAGGTGCCGGCGCTGGACGAGGCGCTCTCCCTGCCCGACGAGGCGCTGGTGGAACGCCTGCTGCCCCTGCGCGGCGTGGGGCGCTGGACGGTGGAGATGCTGCTGATCTTCACCCTCGGCCGGCCCGATGTCTGGCCGGTGGATGATTTCGGCGTGCGCGAGGGCTGGCGGCTGGTGACGGGCGCCGAGGCGCAGCTCAAGCCCCGCGCCCTGATGGAGCTGGGCGCCCCCTTCCGCCCCTGGCGCAGCGTCGCCGCCTGGTATCTCTGGCGCGCGGCCGATGAAGGGAAGAAGGTGAAGCCGCTGGCCGTCTAA
- a CDS encoding sulfurtransferase TusA family protein, protein MASNDGQKNTDLAEIHESLDVTADRCPMTFVRTRLRLDRMAVGQVLEVRFAGREPAENLPRSARELGHDVLALEFDESEAFRGRMVVRKN, encoded by the coding sequence ATGGCAAGCAATGATGGGCAAAAAAATACGGATTTGGCCGAAATTCATGAAAGTCTTGACGTCACGGCCGATCGTTGCCCCATGACCTTTGTCCGGACCCGACTGCGTCTGGATCGGATGGCGGTGGGACAGGTGCTCGAAGTCCGATTCGCGGGGCGTGAACCGGCCGAGAACCTGCCCCGCAGCGCGCGGGAACTGGGGCATGACGTGCTGGCACTGGAATTCGACGAATCGGAGGCTTTCCGCGGCCGGATGGTGGTCCGCAAGAATTAG
- a CDS encoding MucR family transcriptional regulator, with amino-acid sequence MVENVQSADLLGLTAEIVSAHVSNNPVPVAELPGLIVEVHKTLASLGTSAPPVEMEKKAPAVPVKKSITPDYLICLEDGKKLKMLKRHLQTSYNLSPEQYREKWGLPPDYPMVAPNYARHRSSLAKKIGLGTQSRKGEASAKA; translated from the coding sequence ATGGTTGAAAATGTTCAATCCGCCGACCTGTTGGGTTTGACGGCTGAAATTGTATCCGCGCATGTGTCCAACAATCCCGTTCCGGTGGCCGAATTGCCGGGTCTGATTGTGGAAGTTCACAAGACCTTGGCGTCTCTTGGCACCAGCGCGCCTCCCGTGGAAATGGAGAAGAAGGCGCCGGCCGTTCCCGTGAAGAAGTCCATCACGCCGGACTATCTGATCTGCCTCGAGGACGGCAAGAAGCTGAAGATGCTCAAGCGCCACCTGCAGACCTCCTACAATCTCTCGCCGGAACAGTACCGCGAGAAGTGGGGCCTGCCGCCGGACTACCCGATGGTCGCGCCGAACTACGCGCGCCACCGTTCCTCGCTGGCCAAGAAGATCGGCCTTGGAACGCAGTCGCGCAAGGGCGAGGCGTCTGCTAAGGCCTGA
- a CDS encoding Fur family transcriptional regulator encodes MSRIERMCVERGLKMTGQRRLIARVLSESEDHPDVEELYRRAVALDARVSVATVYRTVRLLEEKGILERRDFGGGRARYDPADRGHHHHLIDVDTGNVIEFADAEHDAVARAIATRLGFELVQMRLEIFGRRLPAPPPATPSRPRRRT; translated from the coding sequence ATGTCCCGGATCGAGCGCATGTGCGTCGAGCGCGGCCTGAAGATGACAGGCCAGCGCAGGTTGATCGCGCGCGTGCTCTCGGAAAGCGAAGACCACCCCGACGTCGAGGAGCTGTACCGCCGTGCGGTGGCCCTCGATGCCCGGGTCTCCGTCGCCACCGTCTATCGCACCGTCCGGCTGCTTGAGGAAAAGGGCATCCTGGAACGCCGCGATTTCGGCGGCGGCCGCGCCCGCTATGACCCCGCCGACCGCGGGCACCACCACCACCTGATCGACGTGGACACGGGCAACGTCATCGAGTTCGCCGATGCCGAGCACGACGCCGTGGCACGCGCCATCGCGACCCGGCTGGGCTTCGAGCTGGTGCAGATGCGCCTCGAAATCTTCGGCCGGCGCCTGCCCGCGCCGCCGCCCGCCACACCCTCCCGCCCAAGGCGCCGCACATGA
- a CDS encoding GNAT family N-acetyltransferase, with protein MMAEPIGQEFHFEELRSGHLGVRVASREWEIRAAQALRFRVFYDEMGAQADAATQASGLDADAYDAVADHLLVVDHDRGEGPESVVGTYRLIRRAAAGRIGRFYSADEYDISRLEAFPGEVLELGRSCTDVAYRTRGTLQLLWGGIAAYVFRHRITLMFGCASLPGVELDANAERLSYLAHHHMAPENLRARALPQRYIPMEQLPQGSYDAKRALMDLPPLIKGYLRLGGFVGDGAVLDHQFNTTDVCVVVKTDQVTDKYFKHYERQSGPRG; from the coding sequence ATGATGGCCGAACCCATCGGGCAGGAGTTCCATTTCGAGGAGCTGCGCTCCGGCCATCTCGGCGTGCGCGTGGCCTCCAGGGAATGGGAAATCCGCGCCGCCCAGGCGCTGCGCTTCCGCGTCTTCTATGACGAGATGGGGGCCCAGGCCGATGCGGCGACGCAGGCGAGCGGCCTCGACGCCGATGCCTATGACGCCGTGGCCGACCACCTTCTGGTGGTGGACCATGACCGCGGCGAGGGCCCCGAAAGCGTGGTCGGCACCTATCGCCTCATCCGCCGCGCCGCCGCCGGGCGAATCGGGCGCTTCTACTCGGCCGATGAATACGACATTTCGCGGCTGGAGGCCTTTCCGGGCGAGGTGCTGGAGCTCGGCCGGTCCTGCACGGATGTGGCCTATCGCACGCGCGGCACGCTGCAACTGCTCTGGGGCGGCATCGCGGCCTATGTCTTCCGCCACCGGATCACGCTGATGTTCGGCTGCGCGAGCCTGCCCGGCGTGGAGCTCGACGCGAATGCGGAGCGTCTTTCCTACCTAGCGCATCACCACATGGCGCCCGAGAACCTCCGCGCCCGCGCCCTGCCCCAGCGCTACATCCCCATGGAGCAGCTTCCCCAGGGCAGCTACGATGCCAAGCGCGCGCTGATGGACCTGCCGCCGCTCATCAAGGGTTATCTGCGCCTGGGCGGCTTCGTGGGCGACGGCGCGGTGCTGGACCACCAGTTCAACACCACCGATGTCTGCGTGGTGGTGAAGACCGACCAGGTCACGGACAAGTATTTCAAGCATTACGAGCGCCAGTCCGGCCCGCGCGGCTGA
- a CDS encoding efflux RND transporter periplasmic adaptor subunit, with translation MFRRRLLLPALLLLAAGGAWAWFGAPPRLAMAPVTTGPALEAVYATGSVEPVQMARVGPATRGRLTALLVDEGQRVTEGQPMARLDDRQTRALAEEAEARARFAQDDLARTRALVTRDIAARATLDRAERDAEAARATAEAARQRLDDHVVRAPAGGVVLRRDGEVGEVVDTPTTLFWIGEIRPLRVTAEVDEEDIARVMIGQPALLRADAFPGRVLRGEVAQITPRGDTTRKAYRVRLALSEDTPLMVGMTVEANIVLREASDALLVPPAAVALDPDSPPGRTRRGHVWLVREGRLERRAVLLGVQGARAVEVLEGLARGDSVVAEARPSFREGQRVRAP, from the coding sequence ATGTTCCGTCGTCGCCTTCTCCTGCCGGCCCTGCTGCTCCTCGCGGCGGGCGGGGCCTGGGCCTGGTTCGGCGCGCCGCCCCGCCTGGCAATGGCCCCCGTCACCACCGGGCCGGCGCTGGAGGCGGTCTATGCCACCGGTTCCGTCGAGCCGGTGCAGATGGCCCGCGTGGGGCCCGCCACGCGCGGCCGCCTGACCGCCCTGCTGGTGGATGAGGGCCAGCGCGTCACCGAGGGCCAGCCCATGGCGCGGCTCGATGACCGCCAGACCCGCGCTTTGGCCGAGGAGGCCGAGGCCCGCGCCCGCTTCGCCCAGGACGACCTGGCCCGCACCCGCGCCCTCGTCACCCGCGACATCGCCGCCCGCGCCACGCTGGACCGCGCCGAGCGCGATGCCGAGGCCGCCCGCGCCACCGCCGAGGCCGCGCGCCAGCGCCTGGACGACCATGTGGTGCGGGCGCCGGCCGGCGGCGTGGTGCTGCGCCGCGATGGCGAGGTGGGCGAGGTGGTGGACACCCCCACCACCCTCTTCTGGATCGGCGAAATCCGCCCCCTGCGCGTCACCGCCGAGGTGGATGAGGAGGACATCGCCCGCGTCATGATCGGCCAGCCCGCCTTGCTGCGTGCCGATGCCTTCCCGGGCCGGGTGCTGCGGGGCGAGGTCGCGCAGATCACCCCGCGCGGCGACACGACGCGCAAGGCCTATCGCGTGCGCCTGGCTTTGTCCGAGGACACGCCGCTGATGGTGGGCATGACGGTGGAGGCCAACATCGTGCTGCGCGAGGCGAGCGACGCCCTGCTGGTACCCCCCGCCGCCGTGGCGCTGGACCCCGACAGCCCGCCCGGCCGCACAAGGCGCGGCCATGTCTGGCTGGTGCGCGAGGGGCGGCTGGAGCGCCGCGCCGTGCTGCTGGGCGTGCAGGGCGCGCGGGCGGTGGAGGTGCTGGAAGGCCTCGCCCGGGGTGATTCGGTGGTGGCGGAGGCGAGGCCCTCCTTCCGCGAGGGCCAGCGGGTCCGGGCGCCGTGA
- a CDS encoding ABC transporter permease — MNLILDLARGMLRRRRRQTLVSVMGVALGVAFFIAIAGMMRGFQTYFVAQIIDVAPHITIKDETRAPPVQAAMLASPEGAVSVRGVRPQDSIRGIRAAGEKLAMLEAMPGVAAAPVLGGQALLRYGARDVSATLLGVDPERHRRVSNIEKDMFAGRLEDLRATANGIIIGEALAQRLGVGMGDTISAISPAGVVLSMRVAGLFRTGIQNVDQGQGFVLLTVQQVLQNRPNTVNQILVRLADVTQAEPLARRIEARFGNRTESWEEQNRNILTVFVIQNAIMYSVTGAILLVAAFGIYNIISTVVFEKTRDIAILKSLGFAEGDIQRLFLVQGLVVGVLGAVLGCALGAAMIEGLAQVRFGVDTPAGQDRFVLSRDWRIYVIASGFAIASSAVAALVPARRASRLDPVQVVRGAA; from the coding sequence GTGAACCTCATCCTGGACCTGGCGCGCGGCATGCTGCGGCGGCGGCGCAGGCAGACGCTGGTCTCGGTCATGGGGGTCGCGCTGGGGGTCGCCTTCTTCATCGCGATCGCGGGGATGATGCGCGGCTTCCAGACCTATTTCGTGGCCCAGATCATCGACGTGGCGCCGCACATCACCATCAAGGACGAAACGCGCGCGCCGCCGGTGCAGGCGGCCATGCTGGCCTCGCCCGAGGGGGCCGTCTCGGTGCGGGGGGTGCGGCCGCAGGACAGCATCCGCGGCATCCGCGCCGCGGGTGAGAAGCTGGCCATGCTGGAAGCCATGCCCGGCGTGGCCGCCGCCCCTGTGCTGGGGGGCCAGGCGCTGCTGCGCTATGGCGCGCGCGACGTCTCGGCCACGCTGCTGGGCGTGGACCCGGAACGGCACCGCCGCGTCTCCAACATCGAGAAGGACATGTTCGCGGGGCGGCTCGAGGATCTGCGCGCCACGGCGAACGGCATCATCATCGGCGAGGCGCTGGCGCAGCGGCTGGGGGTGGGGATGGGCGACACCATCTCGGCCATCTCGCCTGCCGGGGTGGTGCTGTCCATGCGGGTGGCGGGGCTGTTCCGCACCGGCATCCAGAATGTGGACCAGGGCCAGGGCTTCGTGCTGCTGACGGTGCAGCAGGTGCTGCAGAACCGGCCCAACACGGTGAACCAGATCCTCGTGCGGCTGGCGGACGTGACCCAGGCCGAACCCCTGGCACGCCGCATCGAGGCGCGCTTCGGCAACCGCACCGAAAGCTGGGAGGAGCAGAACCGGAACATCCTGACCGTCTTCGTGATCCAGAACGCCATCATGTATTCGGTGACGGGGGCCATCCTGCTGGTCGCCGCCTTTGGCATCTACAACATCATCTCGACCGTGGTGTTCGAGAAGACGCGCGACATCGCCATCCTGAAATCCCTCGGCTTCGCGGAGGGCGACATCCAGCGGCTGTTTCTCGTGCAGGGGCTGGTGGTGGGGGTGCTGGGGGCGGTGCTGGGCTGTGCCCTGGGGGCCGCCATGATCGAGGGGCTGGCCCAGGTGCGCTTCGGCGTGGACACGCCGGCCGGGCAGGACCGCTTCGTGCTGTCGCGCGACTGGCGCATCTACGTGATCGCCTCGGGCTTCGCCATCGCCTCCTCGGCGGTGGCGGCGCTGGTGCCGGCGCGGCGGGCCTCGCGGCTCGACCCCGTGCAGGTGGTGCGGGGGGCGGCGTGA
- a CDS encoding ABC transporter ATP-binding protein: MTVLLEARGMTRRLAAEGVTLVRDVNLSFGHGEFVAITGPSGSGKSSLLYLLGLLDRPTEGQVLLEGQDTVGLAPPAMAALRLRHLGFVFQFHFLLPEFTALENVLIPIRKLGALEGEAARVSAMALLEGLGLAPAAAKLPEQLSGGMRQRVAIARALANNPVLVLADEPTGNLDTKNAAAVFDIFERMTQAEGRTVLVVTHDPDLAARATRRVHLVDGAVVSDTRR; this comes from the coding sequence GTGACCGTGCTGCTGGAGGCGCGGGGCATGACGCGCCGCCTGGCCGCCGAGGGCGTCACGCTGGTGCGCGACGTGAACCTCAGCTTCGGCCATGGGGAGTTCGTGGCCATCACGGGGCCGTCAGGCTCGGGCAAGTCCTCGCTGCTGTATCTGCTGGGGCTGCTCGACCGGCCGACCGAGGGCCAGGTGCTGCTGGAGGGCCAGGACACGGTGGGCCTCGCGCCGCCGGCCATGGCCGCGCTGCGGCTCAGGCATCTGGGCTTCGTCTTCCAGTTCCATTTCCTGCTGCCGGAATTCACCGCGCTGGAGAACGTGCTGATCCCCATCCGCAAGCTGGGGGCGCTGGAGGGCGAGGCGGCGCGGGTCTCCGCGATGGCGCTGCTGGAGGGGCTGGGGTTGGCGCCGGCCGCGGCCAAACTGCCGGAACAGCTTTCGGGCGGCATGCGCCAGCGCGTGGCCATCGCCCGCGCCCTGGCGAACAACCCCGTGCTGGTGCTGGCGGACGAACCCACGGGCAACCTGGACACGAAGAACGCCGCCGCCGTCTTCGACATCTTCGAGCGGATGACCCAGGCGGAAGGCCGCACCGTGCTGGTCGTGACCCATGACCCGGACCTGGCCGCGCGGGCCACGCGGCGGGTGCATCTGGTGGATGGGGCGGTGGTGTCCGACACGCGGCGCTGA
- a CDS encoding type III PLP-dependent enzyme: protein MTPKVARYLADTQPATPCLVLDVDRVEDNFRRLQAALPLARIYYAVKANPAAPILERLVGLGSFFDAASFQEVTMCLDAGSAPGAISYGNTIKKERDIAAAYAAGVRMFAFDSEAELEKLARSAPGARVYCRILVGNDGAEWPLSRKFGCEVEMARALMIRAGELGLDAFGLSFHVGSQQTQTAAYEAAIAKVAMLFTDLEEAGVKVRMVNLGGGYPVRYKAEVPEIDDFGAAIMGAMVKHFGNSLPEIVIEPGRFLVADAGVVQSEVVLVSRKGAEDPVRWVYLDIGRFGGLAETEGEAIKYAFRTPHDGASEGPVTIAGPTCDSTDTLYEKSNYRLPMALRDGDKVEMLATGAYVTTYASQRFNGFTPLAEHYI from the coding sequence ATGACCCCCAAGGTCGCTCGCTATCTCGCGGACACGCAACCGGCCACGCCGTGCCTCGTGCTCGACGTGGACCGCGTGGAAGACAATTTCCGCCGGCTTCAGGCGGCGCTTCCGCTCGCGCGCATCTATTATGCCGTGAAGGCGAACCCGGCCGCGCCCATCCTGGAGCGCCTGGTGGGGCTCGGCTCCTTCTTCGACGCCGCCTCCTTCCAGGAGGTGACCATGTGCCTCGACGCCGGCTCCGCTCCCGGTGCGATCAGCTATGGCAACACCATCAAGAAGGAGCGCGACATCGCGGCCGCCTATGCGGCGGGCGTGCGGATGTTCGCCTTCGACAGCGAGGCGGAGCTGGAGAAGCTCGCCCGTTCGGCCCCCGGTGCGCGCGTCTATTGCCGCATCCTGGTCGGCAATGACGGCGCCGAATGGCCGCTCAGCCGGAAGTTCGGCTGCGAGGTCGAGATGGCGCGCGCGCTGATGATCCGCGCCGGTGAGCTGGGCCTCGACGCCTTCGGCCTGTCCTTCCATGTGGGCAGCCAGCAGACCCAGACCGCGGCCTATGAAGCGGCCATCGCCAAGGTCGCCATGCTCTTCACCGACCTCGAGGAGGCCGGCGTGAAGGTGCGCATGGTGAACCTCGGCGGCGGCTACCCGGTGCGCTACAAGGCGGAAGTGCCCGAGATCGACGATTTCGGCGCGGCCATCATGGGCGCCATGGTCAAGCATTTCGGCAACTCCCTGCCCGAGATCGTGATCGAGCCGGGCCGCTTCCTGGTGGCCGATGCGGGCGTCGTGCAGTCCGAGGTGGTGCTGGTCTCGCGCAAGGGCGCGGAAGACCCGGTGCGCTGGGTCTATCTCGACATCGGCCGCTTCGGCGGCCTGGCCGAGACCGAGGGCGAGGCCATCAAATACGCCTTCCGCACGCCGCATGACGGCGCGTCGGAGGGGCCGGTGACCATCGCGGGGCCCACCTGCGACAGCACGGACACGCTCTACGAGAAGAGCAACTACCGGCTGCCCATGGCCCTGCGAGACGGTGACAAGGTGGAGATGCTGGCGACCGGCGCCTACGTCACCACCTATGCCAGCCAGAGGTTCAACGGCTTCACGCCGCTGGCCGAGCACTACATCTGA
- a CDS encoding sulfite exporter TauE/SafE family protein: MPDSDALPLAAAFFLIALVYASVGQAGATGYVALMAWLGFAPLAMKTTALALNLLVAAIGTALFLRAGRLSWRHVWPYAALGFPFSLLGGAVQLPPGLYFPVVGLVLLAAAAQMARSALRRPASAEAAPRHPPFLAALATGAVIGFVSGTTGTGGGVFLAPVILAMNWATARQTAALTAVYNLMNSGAALLGAFAWWGEMPPALPLWLVAVALGVWRGPCWAAAICPSGGCASSWR; this comes from the coding sequence ATGCCGGATTCAGACGCGCTTCCCCTCGCCGCCGCCTTCTTCCTGATCGCGCTGGTCTATGCCTCGGTCGGCCAGGCCGGGGCCACGGGCTATGTCGCGCTCATGGCCTGGCTGGGCTTCGCGCCGTTGGCCATGAAGACCACGGCGCTGGCGCTGAACCTGCTGGTCGCGGCCATCGGCACGGCGCTGTTCCTGCGCGCGGGGCGGCTCTCCTGGCGCCATGTCTGGCCCTATGCGGCGCTGGGCTTTCCCTTCTCGCTGCTGGGGGGCGCGGTGCAATTGCCGCCCGGCCTGTATTTCCCCGTGGTGGGCCTGGTGCTGCTGGCCGCGGCGGCGCAGATGGCGCGGTCCGCGCTGCGGCGCCCTGCGTCGGCCGAGGCGGCGCCACGCCACCCGCCCTTCCTCGCCGCACTCGCCACCGGCGCGGTGATCGGCTTCGTCTCGGGGACGACGGGCACCGGCGGCGGCGTCTTCCTCGCCCCCGTGATCCTCGCGATGAACTGGGCCACGGCGCGCCAGACCGCGGCCCTGACGGCGGTCTACAACCTCATGAATTCCGGCGCCGCGCTGCTGGGCGCCTTCGCCTGGTGGGGCGAGATGCCCCCTGCCCTGCCGCTCTGGCTGGTCGCGGTCGCGCTGGGGGTGTGGCGGGGGCCGTGCTGGGCAGCCGCTATCTGCCCGAGCGGGGGCTGCGCATCGTCCTGGCGCTGA